From the Gemmatimonadota bacterium genome, one window contains:
- the purD gene encoding phosphoribosylamine--glycine ligase, giving the protein MKILVVGYGGREHALLWKLRQDAPAAELYVTRGNGGTAELATSLPFDPTAADALAGWAEGQSIDLTVVGPEAPLAAGIVDVFARHGLPILGPSRAAAAIEASKAYAKSLMRRAGVPTAPSAAFTEAGPAERYIRDRGAPLVVKASGLAAGKGVVVCETVEQALAAAHAMLVEEAFGAAGREIVIEDRLEGEEVSVLALADGMDALPLLPAQDYKRIGEGETGPNTGGMGACAPVSLVDAVLLDRIRREILAPTLAALREDGRPFRGVLYAGLMLTAGGPSVLEFNARFGDPETQALLPLLRSSLLEPVLAVARGAQLEGASLDWHPAFALATVLAAAGYPGPSEAGREILIPPAPQSSAGVLLFHAGTRLEDSRLLTTGGRVLAVTAVAGSLAEAAARSRAAAAAIRFEGKQYRRDIGWRELERHARTA; this is encoded by the coding sequence ATGAAGATCCTGGTCGTAGGCTACGGCGGCCGTGAGCACGCCCTGCTCTGGAAGCTGAGGCAGGATGCTCCGGCCGCCGAGCTCTATGTCACCCGCGGCAACGGCGGCACCGCAGAGCTGGCCACTTCCCTCCCCTTCGATCCCACCGCCGCCGACGCCCTCGCCGGCTGGGCCGAGGGGCAGTCCATTGATCTGACGGTGGTCGGTCCCGAGGCGCCCTTGGCGGCCGGCATTGTCGACGTCTTCGCGCGGCACGGGCTGCCCATCCTCGGCCCCAGCCGCGCCGCCGCGGCCATTGAGGCGTCCAAGGCTTATGCCAAGTCGCTCATGCGCCGCGCCGGCGTCCCCACCGCGCCCTCCGCCGCCTTCACCGAGGCCGGGCCCGCCGAGCGGTATATCCGCGACCGCGGAGCCCCGCTGGTCGTGAAGGCCTCGGGGCTGGCCGCGGGCAAGGGCGTAGTGGTGTGCGAGACCGTGGAGCAGGCCCTGGCCGCCGCCCACGCCATGCTCGTCGAGGAAGCCTTCGGCGCGGCCGGCCGGGAGATCGTGATCGAGGATCGGCTCGAGGGCGAGGAGGTCTCCGTGCTGGCGCTGGCCGATGGCATGGACGCGCTGCCGCTGCTCCCCGCCCAGGACTACAAGCGCATCGGCGAGGGCGAGACCGGGCCGAACACCGGGGGCATGGGCGCCTGCGCACCCGTCTCGCTCGTGGACGCAGTGCTGCTGGACCGTATCCGCCGCGAGATCCTTGCGCCCACACTGGCCGCACTGCGCGAGGACGGCCGGCCGTTCCGCGGCGTGCTCTACGCCGGGCTCATGCTCACAGCCGGCGGCCCCAGCGTCCTCGAGTTCAATGCCCGCTTCGGCGATCCGGAGACCCAGGCCCTGCTCCCCTTGCTGCGCTCATCGCTGCTCGAGCCCGTCCTGGCCGTCGCGCGCGGCGCGCAGCTCGAGGGCGCGAGCCTGGACTGGCACCCCGCGTTCGCGCTGGCCACCGTGCTGGCCGCCGCCGGCTACCCCGGCCCGTCGGAAGCAGGCCGCGAGATCCTCATCCCGCCGGCGCCGCAGTCCAGCGCCGGCGTGCTCCTGTTCCACGCCGGCACCCGGCTCGAGGACAGCCGGCTCCTCACCACTGGCGGGCGGGTCCTGGCCGTGACCGCCGTCGCAGGTTCCCTGGCCGAGGCCGCCGCGCGCAGCCGCGCGGCCGCAGCGGCGATCCGCTTCGAGGGTAAGCAATACCGTCGAGACATCGGTTGGCGAGAGCTGGAGCGTCATGCCCGAACTGCCTGA
- a CDS encoding M48 family metallopeptidase — MPEKDETAHARRVLREISSSTWEHPADRAALSALRRIPGFDEVLKKLVGFFGEKPVRLAFQANAVRVSERQFPRVHHHYLRVLETLDSPAPYDLFVSQTPFVNAGAYGMDRPFIVLNSASIRLLDDEELEWLLGHELGHILSGHVLYRTMTVLLILLAQQGFPIVGLAARAVLLALLEWSRKSELSADRAGLLAGQRPEPALRTQMKLAGGGEREETDLNEFLQQADEYRKGGDIADAVFKVLNLLPATHPFHVLRAAELRDWIEAGEYDRVLRGEYRRRSDEARPYMEDLAAAAHAYAEEARGVVDQVGDAARRIRDAVAESFRRP, encoded by the coding sequence ATGCCTGAGAAAGACGAGACCGCGCACGCTCGCCGCGTCCTGCGGGAGATCAGCTCGAGCACCTGGGAGCACCCGGCGGACCGTGCCGCCCTTTCCGCGTTGCGCCGCATCCCGGGGTTCGACGAGGTGCTCAAGAAGCTGGTCGGCTTCTTTGGCGAGAAGCCCGTGCGCCTGGCGTTCCAGGCCAATGCGGTGCGCGTCTCGGAGCGCCAGTTCCCGCGCGTGCACCACCACTATCTGCGCGTGCTCGAGACCCTCGATTCACCCGCGCCCTACGACCTGTTCGTTTCCCAGACCCCCTTTGTCAATGCCGGCGCCTACGGCATGGACCGGCCGTTCATTGTGCTGAACTCCGCGAGCATCCGGCTGCTGGATGACGAGGAGCTCGAGTGGCTGCTGGGCCACGAGCTGGGGCATATCCTCTCCGGCCACGTGCTGTACCGCACCATGACGGTGCTGCTCATCCTGCTGGCGCAGCAGGGGTTCCCCATCGTGGGCCTGGCCGCACGCGCGGTGCTGCTGGCCCTGCTCGAGTGGAGTCGGAAGAGTGAGCTGTCCGCTGACCGCGCCGGGCTGCTCGCCGGACAGCGGCCGGAGCCCGCGCTGCGCACGCAGATGAAGCTGGCCGGCGGCGGCGAGCGCGAGGAAACGGACCTGAACGAGTTCCTGCAGCAGGCTGACGAGTACCGCAAGGGCGGCGACATCGCGGATGCCGTCTTCAAGGTCCTCAACCTGCTTCCTGCCACACACCCCTTCCACGTTCTGCGGGCGGCCGAGTTGCGCGACTGGATCGAGGCCGGCGAGTACGACCGCGTGCTGCGCGGCGAGTACCGGCGCCGCTCCGACGAGGCCCGCCCCTACATGGAGGACCTGGCCGCCGCCGCCCACGCCTATGCGGAGGAGGCGCGCGGCGTGGTGGACCAGGTCGGCGACGCCGCCCGCCGCATCCGCGACGCGGTCGCCGAAAGCTTCCGCCGCCCCTGA
- a CDS encoding MCE family protein, which yields MKWERTDLTVGAVVMLGLLILGGSLFWLSPALQEKTYPLYTSFESIDGVAEQAPVYLQGYTIGRVAAIEPAIGESGMPIFHVRMDIESRLSKGDTLRLPVGTHAMLLPPTVIGAGKLLLKIGPWSESYLEPGDTVPGVRAPEVVAQVQDLATSMTTELMTTLETSRALMDTLARTTASANQAIVVTTRALPTLLQGLQAELVAAESLTVALRTHLGALAPVATASIDSVRGLLGDTRRIVQDATSLLNAREPEISGILANLDSTTMLLQHFMREVAERPWRLFTGVRPPAGLAPPAPTKASGPPETPERPRP from the coding sequence ATGAAGTGGGAACGCACTGACCTCACCGTGGGGGCCGTGGTCATGCTGGGACTGCTGATCCTGGGCGGCTCCCTGTTCTGGCTCTCGCCCGCGTTGCAGGAGAAGACGTATCCGCTCTACACCTCCTTCGAGAGCATTGACGGCGTGGCCGAGCAGGCGCCCGTCTACCTGCAGGGGTACACCATCGGCCGCGTCGCCGCCATTGAGCCGGCCATCGGCGAGAGCGGCATGCCCATCTTCCACGTTCGCATGGACATCGAGTCGCGCCTCTCAAAGGGCGACACGCTGCGCCTGCCGGTCGGCACCCACGCCATGCTGCTTCCGCCCACGGTGATCGGCGCCGGCAAGCTGCTGCTCAAGATCGGCCCCTGGAGCGAGAGCTACCTCGAGCCCGGCGACACGGTGCCGGGCGTGCGCGCGCCGGAGGTCGTCGCTCAGGTGCAGGATCTGGCCACTAGCATGACGACCGAGCTCATGACGACGCTCGAGACCTCGCGCGCGCTCATGGACACGCTGGCGCGCACCACGGCCTCGGCCAATCAGGCCATTGTGGTGACCACCAGGGCGCTGCCCACGCTGCTCCAGGGGCTGCAGGCGGAGCTGGTCGCCGCCGAGTCGCTGACCGTGGCCCTTCGCACCCACCTGGGCGCGCTCGCGCCCGTGGCCACCGCCAGCATCGACTCGGTGCGCGGCCTCCTGGGCGACACCCGCCGCATCGTCCAGGACGCGACCAGCCTGTTGAACGCGCGCGAGCCCGAGATCAGCGGCATCCTCGCCAACCTGGACAGCACGACCATGCTGCTGCAGCACTTCATGCGCGAGGTCGCCGAGCGGCCGTGGCGGCTGTTCACCGGCGTGCGCCCGCCCGCCGGCCTCGCGCCCCCCGCGCCCACCAAGGCCAGCGGGCCGCCGGAAACCCCGGAGCGGCCCAGGCCGTAG
- a CDS encoding ABC transporter permease produces MLLEAVAGVGRGARGRGAHYVDRVSFLGAVIRSAMDYPVTTRSLGLRILINQVRFTAVQALPFLSMIALVIGVTVIVQAHAQAARFGLSEVLGRILVTVVVQELGPLLTAIVVIARSGTAIAAELATNGVMGETEALEAMGVDPLQYLVVPRVVGGAVSVALLTIYFDAVTLGGGAVVAALLGGVSAAEYASSLRLALTLGDLWITLLKGAIFGAGVAMLCSQEGLLGGRKPTDIPQCATRGVVASILFVFLVSTSISLLRYFL; encoded by the coding sequence ATGCTGCTGGAAGCCGTTGCTGGCGTAGGCCGCGGCGCGCGCGGGCGAGGCGCGCATTACGTGGATCGCGTCAGCTTCCTGGGCGCCGTCATCCGCTCCGCCATGGATTACCCCGTGACCACGCGGTCGCTGGGGCTGCGCATCCTGATCAACCAGGTCCGCTTCACGGCCGTCCAGGCGCTGCCCTTCCTGAGCATGATCGCGCTGGTCATTGGCGTGACCGTGATCGTGCAGGCGCACGCCCAGGCGGCACGCTTCGGGCTGTCCGAGGTGCTGGGCAGGATCCTGGTGACCGTGGTGGTGCAGGAGCTCGGGCCACTGCTCACGGCCATCGTGGTGATTGCCCGCTCCGGCACTGCTATAGCCGCCGAGCTGGCCACCAATGGCGTGATGGGCGAGACCGAGGCGCTCGAGGCCATGGGCGTCGACCCACTGCAGTACCTGGTGGTGCCGCGCGTCGTGGGCGGCGCCGTTTCCGTGGCGCTGCTCACCATCTACTTCGACGCCGTCACCCTGGGCGGCGGCGCCGTGGTGGCCGCATTGCTGGGCGGCGTCTCGGCGGCCGAGTACGCCAGCTCGCTGCGGCTGGCCTTGACGCTCGGGGACCTCTGGATCACGCTGCTCAAGGGTGCCATCTTTGGTGCCGGCGTGGCCATGCTGTGCAGCCAGGAGGGACTGCTGGGCGGGCGCAAGCCCACGGACATCCCGCAGTGCGCCACGCGCGGCGTCGTCGCTTCGATCCTCTTCGTTTTCCTGGTCTCGACGTCGATTTCACTGCTGCGCTACTTCCTATGA
- a CDS encoding cystathionine gamma-synthase yields MTDAGHAFATRAVHAGQAPDPTTGAIMAPVYQTSTYVQEALGAPKRGYEYARVQNPTREAMEANVAALEGGRHGIAFASGLAAIEAVVKRLSAGDHVISEENTYGGTHRMFTQVLARLGVKFTFVDSREAETMKRALRPETRLLFLETPTNPMMRLADLRAAAQIAADAGVLLCVDNTFASPYNQQPLALGAHLVVHSSTKYLNGHSDVIGGVVVTNDDDVAAELRFLQKAAGAVPGPWDCWLVLRGTKTLHLRMEAHNRNGQRVAEFLAQHPAVERVYYPGLASHPQHELARRQMRGFTGMVSLELGTFERARRVAERTRLFALAESLGGVESLIGHPAVMTHASVPRERREAMGITDGLLRLSVGIEDVEDLIADLDQALAAA; encoded by the coding sequence TTTGCTACCCGCGCCGTCCACGCGGGGCAGGCGCCCGATCCCACGACGGGCGCGATCATGGCGCCCGTCTACCAGACTTCGACCTACGTGCAGGAGGCACTGGGCGCGCCGAAACGGGGCTACGAGTACGCCCGCGTGCAGAACCCGACGCGGGAAGCCATGGAAGCGAACGTGGCGGCGCTGGAGGGCGGGCGGCACGGCATCGCCTTCGCCAGCGGGTTGGCCGCGATCGAGGCGGTGGTGAAGCGACTCTCGGCCGGCGATCACGTGATCAGTGAAGAGAACACGTACGGCGGGACGCACCGCATGTTCACCCAGGTGCTGGCGCGGCTGGGCGTGAAGTTCACGTTTGTGGACTCGCGCGAGGCGGAGACCATGAAGCGCGCGCTCCGCCCGGAGACCCGTCTGCTCTTCCTCGAGACGCCCACCAACCCGATGATGCGGCTCGCGGACCTGCGCGCGGCCGCGCAGATCGCGGCGGACGCGGGCGTCCTCCTGTGCGTGGACAACACCTTCGCCTCGCCCTACAACCAGCAGCCCCTCGCGTTGGGCGCCCACCTGGTCGTGCACTCGAGCACCAAGTACCTGAATGGCCATTCGGACGTGATCGGCGGGGTCGTGGTCACCAATGACGACGACGTCGCCGCCGAGCTCCGCTTCCTGCAGAAGGCCGCCGGCGCGGTGCCCGGCCCCTGGGACTGCTGGCTGGTGCTGCGCGGCACCAAGACGCTGCACTTGCGCATGGAGGCGCACAACCGCAACGGCCAGCGTGTGGCGGAGTTCCTGGCGCAGCACCCGGCGGTCGAGCGGGTCTACTATCCGGGGCTGGCCTCGCACCCGCAGCACGAGCTGGCGCGGCGGCAGATGCGGGGGTTCACGGGGATGGTGAGCCTGGAGCTGGGCACGTTCGAGCGTGCGCGCCGGGTGGCGGAGCGCACGCGGCTGTTCGCCCTGGCCGAGAGTCTGGGCGGTGTCGAGAGCCTGATCGGTCATCCGGCGGTCATGACGCACGCCTCCGTGCCGCGCGAGCGGCGGGAAGCCATGGGGATCACGGACGGGCTGTTGCGGCTGTCCGTGGGCATCGAGGACGTCGAGGACCTGATCGCCGATCTGGATCAGGCCCTGGCCGCAGCCTGA